AAGGCCTAAACCAACTAGTAAGCTGCCTGAGCAAAGGAATTGATTCAGCATATAGATCCACATGATTTCCCACACATGTATTATAATACATACCTTGATTAGAGCCACTCCACCAGACAATTTGGCAATTCTTTCTTTGAGCTTTCTTGACAAGTATTTATTATCTATTTCAGCAAGATCCTTCTTCATCTGCAAAATTCTCGCTCGTATTTCAGCTTTGGTAGAAGAGTCGGCAATAATGGTTGTTGAGTTACTTGTTATAATGACTTTCTGTGCAATGCCAAGTTGATCTGAGGTTACCCCTATGAGAGTCGGACCAAAGTCTCCCGAAAGAAAATCGGCacctaaaattatttaaacaacACGAAATTATAACAGTGAACACAAAGTAATGTAGAACTTGAAATTGGACTGTGACTCCAGATGCATTTGAAATTACTACCCCCAAAACAATAAACAGGAAAGGGAGCAACACGCGGAGGGGCAGTAATCTCTTCTGATTTAAGTGTAGCATTGATGAGATGACTAACATTACAAATTTATCAAAACTGATAGACTTGAGTCAGGAGAAGAACGCCACCTCTAGTCCCTAGTTCATATGTATAGACTGACAAAACTTTACTTAGAAAGCAAGATAAGTTCACCTGTCATAAGGGCAATGTCTTGCAATAAAGCTTTCTTTCCTTCTCCAAATCCTGGGCATTTGACAACAGCAACATTAAGCAAACCTTGCATTTTGTTCACCACTAGTGTTTCCAATACCTGCTTTGATATATCCTCAGCAAAAATTAACAGTGGGACACTCAATTGCACAGTCTTTTCCATCAAAGGGATTATTTCTTTAACGGTTTCAATCCGTTGATCAGTTACTAATATTCTGGCATTGTCAAACTCCACGAGAGATTTTTCCTGGTTCGTTATAAAGTGGGGTGACATGTAGCCCTTGTCAACCTGTAGTGCAGCATAACAACAAACATAAACTACAAAAGGAAAGAGTTGGAAAAAAAGAATTCAATGTTCTAGCACAAGAAACCAGAAAGCAATTAGACAAGTGCCGCAAAAAGAAAGGGtgtgaaattgcaaaaaaaaaaaaaaaggatgtCGCACATCTTTAACCACTGAAGTTAAGATGTTCTTTTACGACAATAGATATTCATTCACTTGCAAATATAACAGTATGACAAAAAGGGACGtttaaaaatgagtttaaagaTAAGGTCGTAAAGGTCAGTGATGTTCCTAAAAAATGCTCGCTTGCACAAAGTTACTCGTAAGACAACACACAGATACTTCCTGATTGTGACCAAAGCACGAAGAATGAGATTATGTTCAATCAATTCTCCACTCTCGAGCACTTTTGCTCTCTGAAATTGgcacaatattttttttcatattttaattatgaaagAAAGTGATGTCAAAAGTTTTAACCAAGCCAGCGTCATGATGCCCAATTTCAAATAAGCTATTTAGCAAGATATTCAAACAAACATTCAAGACAAGAATCAGGTAAATCACCTTCATTCCTTCTTCTATGATCACATAGGTTTCAGACGTGGAAGATGATTCAATTGAGATAACTCCATCACTGCCAATCTTGTCAATAGTCTCGGCAATTAAGTTTCCAATGAATTCATCATTCCCAGAAGAAATTGAAGCAACCGCTgcaaacaaagaaaataaataaaagtgaagAATTCCAAGATTATTATAATCAATTGAAATGTTTAAACTTAAATTAGTGGTGAAGAAAGAACCTTTTATATTCTCTCTTCCTGATACTTCAACACTTCTGCTTTTCAAGACTTCGACTAATCTTGTTATAGTCATGTCTATTCCTTTTTTTAAGGAAACAGGGTTGGCCCCAAAAGCAACTGATAACATGCCCGTTTTGATCATTGCACGAGCCAAAATGATGGCAGTTGTAGTACCATCGCCAGCTAAATCATTCATTTTACTTGCAACCTGCCCGCAGTCATTTTCATTTTACATCAATATCCAGTTCTATTCCATGTGTAAAGATACTTCAGGAAGGGGATTATGTAGCAAACCATGTATAACCTCTTGGATTAGCAAAGCCCCAGCATTCTCCATTGTATCCGAAAGCTCTATAGCTTGAGCTATTGTGACACCATCATTCACTACTTTTAATGTCTTAGAATCAGAAAGAACAACATTACGTCCTGCAATTAAAACTCTTAAGTAGCATATACGGACTCGTCAACACaaaattcaaagaaaaattaaccaaaataacAACTTTCACCATAATTCTTGCCACACAATTAGCATACAAAACTATAGCCATACTTCCTACATCAATTAAAATTGTAGCTAATGGCCATAAATTTGAGGTCCTTCCTCTCTTAGCGAGCGTGTTTATATACATACATTGTGTTTAAATAGTAACAAATTACATATAAGTAtatttacatatataaattcAACATTCCTACAAACCCATATTAACAAATAATACATAAGAACATCACCATTACCACAGACAGACCTAGAAAGAGCATATGGTGGACAATTACaattttgaatcttttaaaaaaatattaatacacaattaaaacaatataattttgccaccttaaaatttatagtatGCCAAccttacattttaaattttgccaATTTTAGCCAGCTTATAAACTTTTCCTACAATTTTGCCCACCTTATAAAAACTTTCTAGCTCCGCCACTGACAAGAAGGTGGGTACATATTGAACATATAGAAAGGGCAATGGTAGTTACCTCTAGGTCCTAAAGTGACAGAAACAGCATCAGCTAGCTTATCAATTCCAGACTGCAAAGCGTGCCTGCATtctttatcaaaatatatcttTTTGGGCCCTGCCCTTACTACTACTACCCTTTTCTTCCCATCAAATTTCTGCtcataaacatataaaacagacgatattttaagaaaattacaaacaatatgGTGTAT
This window of the Mercurialis annua linkage group LG5, ddMerAnnu1.2, whole genome shotgun sequence genome carries:
- the LOC126682939 gene encoding chaperonin 60 subunit alpha 2, chloroplastic isoform X1, which codes for MSFCISVANPPIFPIQKTLRFSKFDGKKRVVVVRAGPKKIYFDKECRHALQSGIDKLADAVSVTLGPRGRNVVLSDSKTLKVVNDGVTIAQAIELSDTMENAGALLIQEVASKMNDLAGDGTTTAIILARAMIKTGMLSVAFGANPVSLKKGIDMTITRLVEVLKSRSVEVSGRENIKAVASISSGNDEFIGNLIAETIDKIGSDGVISIESSSTSETYVIIEEGMKVDKGYMSPHFITNQEKSLVEFDNARILVTDQRIETVKEIIPLMEKTVQLSVPLLIFAEDISKQVLETLVVNKMQGLLNVAVVKCPGFGEGKKALLQDIALMTGADFLSGDFGPTLIGVTSDQLGIAQKVIITSNSTTIIADSSTKAEIRARILQMKKDLAEIDNKYLSRKLKERIAKLSGGVALIKVGAHTETELEDKKLRIEDAKNATFAAMDEGIVPGGGAAYVHLSEQISTIQDSLEDESEQIGADIVAKALLAPAKTIAANAGVDGEVVVEKIRCSDWRIGFNAMTCEYEDLLDAGIVDPCKVSRCALQSAASIAGLILTTQAILVEKIKKPKPAVPHVPGITP
- the LOC126682939 gene encoding chaperonin 60 subunit alpha 2, chloroplastic isoform X2; this translates as MVASKMNDLAGDGTTTAIILARAMIKTGMLSVAFGANPVSLKKGIDMTITRLVEVLKSRSVEVSGRENIKAVASISSGNDEFIGNLIAETIDKIGSDGVISIESSSTSETYVIIEEGMKVDKGYMSPHFITNQEKSLVEFDNARILVTDQRIETVKEIIPLMEKTVQLSVPLLIFAEDISKQVLETLVVNKMQGLLNVAVVKCPGFGEGKKALLQDIALMTGADFLSGDFGPTLIGVTSDQLGIAQKVIITSNSTTIIADSSTKAEIRARILQMKKDLAEIDNKYLSRKLKERIAKLSGGVALIKVGAHTETELEDKKLRIEDAKNATFAAMDEGIVPGGGAAYVHLSEQISTIQDSLEDESEQIGADIVAKALLAPAKTIAANAGVDGEVVVEKIRCSDWRIGFNAMTCEYEDLLDAGIVDPCKVSRCALQSAASIAGLILTTQAILVEKIKKPKPAVPHVPGITP